The following coding sequences are from one Phycisphaerales bacterium window:
- a CDS encoding NAD(P)-dependent oxidoreductase yields MSMTIAVTGASGFLGSFICRAAAEAGHSVIALVRPTSRRDHIQTYVNRFVVGDQADPSCWPSLLDDSDCLVHNSFDWAALKAGLQEHLQSNLVRSIELMAAMAPRQCILISSVAVHHTILPQWNGIIDPRHPLRPSSLYGACKAALEAHLWSSHNASQQPITIIRPAAVYGIDPSPSRTIGHPIVKAMAKDGEYQRNGGGKFVHVEDVASVVVKSIGNPEANGHIFNMADCYARWSDWAQLIAEELDLPQSPEHKSPAQSANIFCKKATRQLGVSMSRGIEGIREHVRELIKQSHDDA; encoded by the coding sequence ATGAGCATGACAATCGCTGTAACGGGTGCATCTGGTTTTTTAGGGTCCTTCATCTGCCGAGCTGCTGCGGAAGCGGGCCACAGCGTGATTGCGCTTGTTCGCCCGACCTCCCGGCGGGATCATATCCAAACCTACGTGAACCGCTTTGTCGTCGGCGATCAGGCTGATCCCTCTTGCTGGCCAAGCCTGCTGGACGATTCAGACTGCCTTGTCCACAACAGCTTTGATTGGGCAGCACTCAAGGCCGGTCTCCAGGAGCACTTACAAAGCAATCTGGTCCGTAGCATCGAACTCATGGCTGCCATGGCACCCCGCCAGTGCATCCTCATTAGCTCCGTGGCCGTCCATCACACCATTTTGCCTCAGTGGAACGGCATCATTGATCCCAGACATCCGTTGCGCCCAAGCAGCCTGTATGGCGCTTGCAAAGCCGCGCTTGAGGCCCACCTCTGGTCCTCGCACAATGCATCACAGCAGCCAATCACAATTATTCGTCCAGCTGCTGTTTATGGCATTGACCCAAGCCCCTCAAGAACAATCGGCCATCCCATCGTCAAAGCCATGGCAAAGGATGGCGAATACCAACGAAATGGTGGCGGCAAATTTGTTCATGTTGAGGATGTTGCCAGCGTGGTTGTCAAAAGTATTGGCAATCCCGAAGCGAACGGTCATATTTTCAATATGGCCGACTGCTATGCTCGATGGTCTGATTGGGCTCAGCTGATTGCTGAAGAGCTGGACCTTCCTCAAAGCCCTGAACATAAGAGCCCAGCCCAAAGCGCTAATATATTTTGCAAGAAAGCAACGCGTCAATTAGGTGTTTCCATGTCACGAGGTATTGAGGGCATACGAGAACATGTTCGCGAGCTTATAAAACAGTCTCACGATGACGCTTGA
- the trpE gene encoding anthranilate synthase component I, whose translation MSTIDQSQFERLCEHGNVIALHRQITSDQLTPVLAYRRLVAPDDRLAPSFLLESVVNGKIIGRHSLIGSRPIVEVLARGNQLTVIDHRAGSKEVSEVENPILSVREITGDWLVADVPPPDAPNFRGGWVGYAGYDTARYSEPGKLPFSAAPLDDRMLPDLHFSLYLDLITFDHVKKIMTLTTHVEIERHSTRAAALEVANAKLDEMELRISTSVQELPGGRLDIDLRQGAGEMMKSNVQRSVFEDSVRRSKEYIAAGDVFQVVVSQRFERRTSADPFDIYRALRVVNPSPYMIYLQAEGTILVASSPELLVQTQDNQVITRPLAGTRPRGKTDEEDLRHEQELLGDEKERAEHVMLVDLGRNDLGRVSEIASVELDRVLEVERYSHVMHLSSTVRGELRAGLDGWDALASTLPVGTVSGAPKVRAMQIIDELETTRRGPYAGGIGVANFNGEVDMAIALRTMVIPTAERTPEGWMVYIQAGAGLVADSDPKREFEETVAKAAALGRALDLAERAF comes from the coding sequence ATGAGCACCATAGATCAATCCCAGTTTGAGCGTCTCTGCGAGCATGGCAATGTGATCGCTTTGCATCGGCAGATCACGAGTGATCAATTGACTCCGGTTCTCGCGTACCGTCGCTTGGTCGCACCCGACGATCGGCTTGCCCCCAGTTTTCTCTTGGAATCAGTCGTGAACGGCAAGATCATTGGCCGTCACTCTCTCATTGGTTCGCGGCCCATTGTAGAGGTTCTTGCTCGAGGGAATCAGTTGACGGTGATCGATCACCGAGCCGGCTCAAAGGAAGTCAGTGAAGTTGAGAATCCTATTCTTTCAGTCCGCGAGATAACGGGGGACTGGTTGGTCGCCGACGTACCTCCGCCTGATGCGCCCAACTTTCGTGGTGGCTGGGTTGGCTATGCAGGCTATGACACCGCTCGGTATAGCGAGCCAGGGAAGCTCCCTTTTTCAGCGGCACCACTTGATGATCGAATGCTTCCCGATCTGCATTTTTCACTGTATCTCGATCTCATTACCTTTGATCACGTTAAGAAAATTATGACGCTGACCACACATGTTGAGATCGAACGGCACAGTACGCGGGCTGCTGCATTAGAAGTGGCGAATGCCAAGCTCGATGAAATGGAGTTGCGGATTAGTACCTCAGTGCAAGAGTTGCCTGGAGGACGGTTAGACATCGACCTGCGTCAAGGTGCAGGTGAAATGATGAAGTCAAATGTACAGCGCAGCGTGTTTGAAGATTCGGTGCGCCGTAGTAAGGAATACATTGCTGCGGGTGATGTTTTTCAGGTTGTGGTCAGCCAGCGTTTTGAGCGTCGTACCTCGGCGGATCCTTTTGATATCTACAGAGCGCTCCGGGTGGTGAATCCCAGCCCGTACATGATCTACTTACAGGCGGAGGGCACTATTCTCGTTGCATCAAGTCCTGAGTTGCTTGTGCAGACCCAGGACAATCAAGTGATTACCCGGCCTTTGGCAGGCACGAGACCGCGCGGAAAAACGGATGAAGAGGACCTTCGCCATGAGCAGGAACTTCTTGGTGATGAAAAAGAGCGAGCTGAGCATGTGATGTTGGTTGATCTGGGTCGCAATGACCTAGGTCGGGTCAGTGAGATTGCCTCGGTCGAGCTCGATCGTGTTTTGGAAGTTGAGCGCTACAGCCATGTCATGCACTTGAGCTCAACTGTTCGTGGTGAATTGCGGGCTGGACTGGATGGCTGGGACGCGCTTGCTTCCACACTTCCCGTGGGCACCGTGAGTGGGGCGCCCAAGGTGCGCGCCATGCAGATTATTGATGAGTTAGAAACAACGCGCCGTGGCCCGTATGCGGGAGGGATTGGAGTAGCTAACTTTAATGGTGAGGTCGATATGGCCATCGCCCTTCGTACCATGGTCATTCCGACCGCTGAACGCACTCCAGAGGGATGGATGGTTTACATTCAAGCTGGCGCTGGTTTGGTGGCCGATTCTGATCCCAAGCGTGAATTTGAAGAGACTGTTGCAAAGGCGGCAGCATTGGGGCGGGCGCTGGATCTTGCAGAGCGTGCGTTTTAA
- a CDS encoding ABC transporter ATP-binding protein: MPQSPLIQLQQVTKTYFRPDGGILVEALRGVDLSIDPGEYLAIMGPSGSGKSTLMNLLGCLDQPTDGIYQLDGERISDLDDHQLSRIRGKKIGFVFQAFNLISEMSIVENVEVPLFYQGVSRQERRQLAIEHLDKVGLSDRLTHRPRELSGGQQQRVAIARALVTSPTMVLADEPTGNLDSKTGLAILKLLDELHEQGLTILTVTHDNSVADRCDRSIHLKDGLIDRDVPKKPKSKLLANGADQ, encoded by the coding sequence ATGCCCCAGAGCCCCTTAATTCAACTCCAGCAGGTCACCAAGACCTACTTCCGTCCAGACGGTGGAATCCTTGTTGAGGCACTGCGTGGCGTTGACTTGAGCATCGATCCCGGCGAATACCTAGCCATCATGGGACCATCGGGCTCCGGCAAGAGCACGCTTATGAACCTTCTCGGCTGCCTAGACCAGCCTACTGATGGAATTTATCAACTTGATGGCGAGCGAATTTCAGATCTCGATGACCACCAACTCAGTCGAATTCGCGGAAAGAAAATTGGCTTCGTGTTTCAGGCGTTTAACCTGATTAGTGAAATGAGCATCGTCGAGAATGTCGAAGTACCACTTTTCTACCAAGGAGTAAGCCGCCAGGAACGACGCCAACTGGCGATTGAGCACCTCGACAAGGTCGGCCTTAGCGATCGGCTCACGCACCGCCCTAGAGAACTATCCGGCGGACAACAACAGCGCGTCGCGATAGCCCGCGCACTGGTCACAAGCCCCACAATGGTTCTTGCCGATGAACCGACGGGCAACCTTGACTCTAAAACCGGCCTCGCCATCCTTAAACTTCTTGATGAACTTCATGAGCAGGGCCTAACCATACTTACGGTGACTCATGACAATAGTGTTGCAGATAGGTGCGATCGATCAATCCACCTCAAGGATGGCTTGATTGATCGTGACGTGCCCAAAAAACCCAAAAGCAAATTACTGGCCAATGGTGCAGACCAATGA
- a CDS encoding crossover junction endodeoxyribonuclease RuvC — MTVRVLGIDPGLVITGYGCLDLDEGAMEPRLVEGGAIKLTASRSMNYRLKQLNDDLCCVLDDLKPDLMVVETLFSHVRQVKTAIIMGHARGVVLLAGESRGIAFDELTAPAVKKAIAGNGRATKAQMQLSVAEQLGLAEPPTPADVADALAIALCAARRLATSQLTKQATKDSRPQV; from the coding sequence ATGACCGTGCGTGTCCTTGGTATCGACCCAGGCCTTGTGATTACCGGCTACGGATGCCTCGATCTCGACGAAGGCGCTATGGAGCCACGGCTTGTAGAAGGCGGGGCCATTAAACTGACTGCCTCGCGATCAATGAACTATCGCCTAAAGCAACTTAATGATGATCTTTGTTGTGTCCTGGATGATCTAAAGCCTGATCTCATGGTGGTGGAAACCCTCTTCTCGCATGTTCGCCAGGTAAAAACAGCAATCATCATGGGGCACGCCAGAGGCGTAGTTCTCTTGGCTGGTGAATCCCGTGGAATTGCATTTGATGAGCTCACCGCTCCAGCCGTCAAAAAGGCAATTGCTGGCAACGGCCGCGCAACCAAGGCTCAAATGCAACTTTCCGTTGCCGAGCAACTCGGCCTCGCAGAGCCACCGACTCCTGCTGATGTGGCTGATGCGCTGGCAATCGCACTCTGCGCAGCTCGCCGCCTTGCCACAAGCCAACTCACGAAACAGGCGACTAAGGATTCGAGACCGCAGGTTTAA